One part of the Chroogloeocystis siderophila 5.2 s.c.1 genome encodes these proteins:
- the tkt gene encoding transketolase, with product MAVATQSLEELCINSIRFLAIDAVEKAKSGHPGLPMGAAPMAFVLWDRFMRFNPKNPTWYNRDRFLLSAGHGSMLLYALLYLTGYEDLTLEDLKQFRQWESKTPGHPENFMNPGVEITTGPLGQGIANGVGIAMAEAHLAAKFNKPDFPIVDHYTYVILGDGCNMEGVSSEACSLAGHLGLGKLIALYDDNHISIDGSTDLAFTEDVGKRFEAYGWHVQVVEDGNTDLDAIHKAIEVAQSVTDKPSLIKIRTTIGYGSPKKANTRHAHGEALGADEVKATREHLGWEYEPFEVPEDALNHWRQAIDRGAKLEQEWNQLFERYKEQYPEEARLLKRMHEAELPEGWDSVLPTYSPEDKGIATRVHSGNCLNALAEVLPELIGGSADLAPSNNTLLKSSGDFQKGQYENRYIRFGVREHGMGAICNGLALDGSGLIPYCATFLVFTDYMRAAIRLSALSEAGVIYVMTHDSIALGEDGPTHQPIEHLASLRAIPELYVIRPADGNETSGAYKVAIKAARGKRYGNKTRPSVLALTRQAVPNLAGSSIEGVTKGAYVLSDSDGTPDLILIGTGSETQLCVQAAEQLRSEGKKVRVVSMPCWEVFEEQDAEYRESVLPKAVKKRVSVEAGSTFGWCRYVGDEGIAIGIDQYGSSAPGSVCMEKFGFTVDNVVAKAKAVLGE from the coding sequence ATGGCTGTTGCAACCCAATCCCTCGAAGAACTTTGTATTAATTCAATCCGTTTTCTCGCAATCGATGCTGTAGAAAAGGCAAAGTCAGGTCATCCGGGGCTGCCGATGGGCGCGGCTCCAATGGCTTTTGTCTTATGGGATCGATTTATGCGATTCAATCCCAAAAATCCTACTTGGTACAATCGTGATCGCTTTTTGTTATCCGCAGGACACGGCAGTATGTTGCTGTATGCCTTGCTATACCTAACAGGCTATGAGGATTTGACGCTCGAAGATCTCAAGCAGTTCCGTCAGTGGGAGTCAAAAACTCCTGGACACCCAGAAAACTTCATGAACCCTGGAGTAGAAATTACAACAGGTCCTTTGGGTCAAGGTATTGCCAATGGCGTTGGCATTGCTATGGCGGAGGCTCACTTAGCAGCTAAGTTCAATAAACCTGATTTTCCGATCGTTGACCACTACACCTATGTGATTTTAGGTGATGGATGCAATATGGAAGGCGTCTCAAGCGAAGCTTGTTCGTTAGCTGGACACTTGGGACTCGGTAAACTGATTGCATTATACGACGACAACCACATTTCGATCGACGGCTCGACCGATCTCGCATTTACCGAAGATGTTGGTAAGCGCTTTGAGGCTTACGGCTGGCACGTCCAGGTAGTCGAAGATGGTAATACTGATTTGGATGCGATTCATAAAGCTATTGAAGTCGCTCAATCTGTCACCGACAAACCTTCTTTAATTAAGATAAGAACGACAATCGGCTACGGTTCACCGAAAAAAGCTAATACCCGCCACGCGCACGGTGAAGCGTTGGGCGCGGATGAAGTCAAAGCCACGCGCGAACACCTCGGCTGGGAGTATGAGCCGTTTGAAGTTCCTGAAGATGCGCTAAATCACTGGCGTCAGGCGATTGATCGCGGTGCAAAATTAGAACAAGAGTGGAATCAATTATTTGAACGCTACAAAGAGCAATATCCTGAAGAAGCGCGTCTTTTAAAGCGGATGCACGAAGCTGAACTACCCGAAGGTTGGGATTCAGTACTACCTACCTATAGTCCAGAAGATAAAGGAATTGCCACCCGCGTACACTCGGGTAATTGCTTAAATGCGCTCGCGGAAGTTCTTCCTGAACTTATCGGTGGTTCGGCTGACTTGGCTCCTTCAAATAATACATTACTCAAGTCTTCTGGCGACTTCCAAAAAGGTCAATACGAAAATCGCTACATCCGTTTTGGCGTGCGCGAACATGGCATGGGCGCAATTTGTAACGGTTTGGCACTCGACGGTTCTGGACTTATTCCTTACTGTGCAACTTTTCTCGTGTTCACCGATTATATGCGTGCGGCAATTCGTCTTTCGGCGTTGTCTGAAGCTGGCGTCATTTATGTCATGACTCATGACTCGATCGCCTTGGGTGAAGATGGTCCAACACACCAACCGATTGAACACCTTGCTTCTTTACGCGCGATTCCTGAGTTGTATGTGATCCGTCCTGCGGATGGTAATGAGACTTCTGGCGCTTACAAAGTCGCGATTAAAGCTGCACGCGGTAAGCGTTATGGCAATAAAACACGACCTTCAGTTCTAGCGCTGACACGCCAAGCTGTACCAAACCTTGCAGGTTCTTCGATTGAAGGTGTAACTAAAGGTGCGTACGTCTTATCTGATAGTGACGGCACGCCTGATTTGATTTTGATTGGTACAGGTAGCGAAACTCAACTGTGTGTCCAAGCTGCTGAGCAGTTGCGTTCTGAAGGCAAGAAAGTGAGAGTCGTTTCGATGCCTTGCTGGGAAGTCTTTGAAGAACAAGACGCAGAATATCGAGAATCGGTACTCCCCAAAGCGGTGAAGAAGCGCGTATCAGTCGAAGCTGGCTCGACGTTCGGCTGGTGCCGTTATGTTGGTGATGAAGGTATTGCGATCGGTATTGACCAATATGGTTCTTCGGCTCCTGGTTCAGTTTGTATGGAGAAATTTGGCTTTACTGTTGATAACGTAGTTGCCAAGGCAAAAGCTGTTTTAGGCGAATAA
- the lpxD gene encoding UDP-3-O-(3-hydroxymyristoyl)glucosamine N-acyltransferase — protein MKFSEVVEKLGEAAANNSLSFDKDCDPDLPRLAPVEEATTGTLSYIEGAKFASHVATTGASALILPQDEALQTQAQSRGLAWITTSQPRLLFAQAIALYYQPFHPAPEIHPSAVIHPSVKLGEDIYIGAHVVIQAGVNIGDRVCIYPNVVIYPEVQIGDRTILHANCTIHERTQIGAGCVIHSGAVIGAEGFGFVPSPTGWVKMEQSGYTVLEDGVEIGCNSTVDRPAVGETRIGKNTKIDNLVQIGHGCQVGANCAFAAHVGLAGGVKIGNQVILAGQVGIANQVKVGDGAVASAKAGVHSDVQPGTIVSGNPALPHKTFLKASAVYTRLPDIYQTLKQLQRSLSKKQ, from the coding sequence ATGAAATTTAGCGAAGTTGTTGAAAAACTCGGTGAAGCTGCTGCCAATAATAGCCTTAGTTTCGATAAAGATTGCGACCCTGACCTTCCTAGATTAGCACCAGTTGAAGAAGCTACAACGGGAACTTTGAGCTATATCGAAGGTGCCAAATTTGCCTCGCACGTTGCGACAACTGGTGCTAGTGCGTTAATTTTGCCGCAAGATGAAGCTCTACAAACACAAGCACAATCACGGGGTCTCGCTTGGATTACAACCTCCCAACCACGCTTACTTTTTGCACAAGCGATCGCGCTTTACTATCAACCGTTTCACCCTGCACCTGAAATTCATCCGAGTGCAGTGATTCATCCTTCCGTAAAACTTGGTGAAGACATATATATTGGCGCGCACGTTGTTATTCAAGCAGGTGTTAATATTGGCGATCGCGTCTGCATTTATCCCAACGTTGTTATTTACCCAGAAGTTCAAATCGGCGATCGCACGATTCTTCATGCGAATTGTACAATTCACGAGCGCACTCAGATTGGGGCTGGGTGTGTCATTCATAGTGGTGCAGTTATTGGTGCAGAAGGATTTGGTTTTGTTCCTTCACCGACAGGTTGGGTAAAGATGGAACAATCGGGCTACACCGTATTAGAAGACGGTGTAGAAATTGGTTGCAACAGCACGGTTGACCGCCCAGCAGTGGGAGAAACACGTATTGGTAAAAATACAAAAATTGACAATCTAGTACAAATTGGTCATGGTTGCCAAGTAGGTGCGAATTGTGCCTTTGCTGCGCACGTTGGTTTAGCTGGTGGTGTGAAAATTGGCAATCAAGTTATTCTTGCCGGTCAAGTAGGAATTGCCAATCAGGTAAAAGTTGGAGATGGGGCGGTTGCTTCTGCTAAAGCTGGTGTTCACAGTGATGTGCAGCCTGGAACAATTGTTTCTGGGAATCCTGCGCTACCACACAAAACTTTTCTCAAAGCATCTGCTGTCTACACGCGTTTACCAGACATTTATCAAACTCTCAAGCAGTTGCAACGCAGTTTGAGCAAAAAACAATAA
- a CDS encoding MotA/TolQ/ExbB proton channel family protein encodes MGISNLFAAGGIVMWPLLAFSIIAIALIIERIVFWARINRRQGRVVRDVLNLYRKDNVVGAIDKLKQNADLPMARIFLAALELEQPNPEEFRLALESEAQAEIPQLKRFNTIFDTIISLSPLLGLLGTVLGLINSFASLNLGDLGGTQTAGVTSGISEALVSTASGLVVAIFTLFFANTFRGLYQRQAALIQEYGGQMELLYRRRYEQQERTYAPTR; translated from the coding sequence ATGGGAATAAGTAATCTATTTGCGGCAGGCGGCATTGTGATGTGGCCGCTGCTGGCGTTTTCTATCATAGCGATCGCGCTAATTATCGAGCGGATTGTGTTTTGGGCAAGAATAAATCGCCGTCAAGGTCGAGTGGTGCGAGATGTATTGAATCTCTACCGTAAAGATAATGTTGTGGGTGCGATCGACAAACTCAAGCAGAATGCAGATTTACCCATGGCGCGAATTTTTTTGGCAGCACTCGAACTCGAACAACCGAATCCTGAAGAATTTCGTTTGGCTTTAGAAAGTGAAGCGCAAGCAGAAATACCGCAACTCAAGCGGTTTAATACGATATTTGACACAATTATCAGTCTGTCTCCGCTTTTAGGTCTTTTGGGTACTGTATTGGGTCTAATTAACTCGTTTGCTTCGCTCAATTTAGGCGATCTTGGCGGTACGCAGACAGCTGGCGTGACATCGGGTATTAGCGAAGCGTTAGTTTCAACAGCTTCGGGACTTGTTGTTGCTATCTTTACACTATTTTTTGCGAATACCTTTCGCGGACTTTACCAACGTCAAGCCGCACTGATTCAAGAATACGGCGGGCAGATGGAATTATTGTATCGCCGTCGCTACGAGCAGCAGGAGAGAACTTATGCGCCTACCAGATGA
- a CDS encoding CoB--CoM heterodisulfide reductase iron-sulfur subunit B family protein, with protein MSFHLKYAYFPGCVAQGACRELYQSTQALTQALDIELIELKKAACCGSGTFKEDSLLLEDTVNARNIALAEELNLTLLTHCSTCQGVIGHVDERLKEFQQTQPAYLKQVNDLLTQQGCLPYRGSTTVKHLLYALVSDYGIDEIEKRVSRRLSNIKCAAFYGCYLLRAQKSMPYDDPYNPQAMENIFRAIGATPIYYRGRTQCCGWPLSSYATTQAFKMAGMHIQEALAAGADCLVTPCPLCHLNLDSRQPEVEKVIGKKLGLPVLHLPQLIALSLGIEPKKLGLEKHIVSTRPLLEKLGF; from the coding sequence ATGTCTTTTCATCTAAAATACGCCTACTTCCCTGGCTGTGTTGCACAAGGTGCCTGTCGAGAACTTTATCAATCTACGCAAGCTTTAACTCAAGCCTTAGATATTGAACTGATCGAACTCAAGAAAGCTGCGTGTTGCGGTTCTGGCACATTCAAAGAAGATTCGCTCTTGCTAGAAGACACCGTTAACGCGCGTAATATCGCGCTAGCTGAAGAATTAAACCTTACTCTCCTAACACATTGCAGCACCTGTCAAGGTGTGATTGGTCATGTTGATGAACGTTTAAAAGAGTTTCAGCAAACTCAACCCGCTTACCTCAAACAAGTCAACGACTTATTGACGCAACAAGGCTGTCTACCCTATCGCGGTAGCACTACGGTTAAACACCTGCTTTATGCACTTGTTTCCGATTACGGGATAGATGAAATCGAAAAGCGCGTGTCGCGGCGCTTAAGTAATATCAAGTGCGCGGCGTTTTATGGTTGCTATTTACTCCGTGCCCAAAAATCAATGCCTTACGATGACCCTTACAATCCGCAAGCAATGGAAAATATCTTTCGGGCGATCGGCGCAACACCGATCTACTACCGTGGACGAACTCAGTGCTGTGGTTGGCCGCTTTCTAGCTATGCCACGACCCAAGCGTTTAAAATGGCAGGAATGCATATTCAAGAAGCCCTAGCAGCTGGTGCAGATTGTCTGGTGACACCGTGTCCTTTATGTCATCTTAATCTTGATTCGCGTCAACCCGAAGTTGAAAAAGTCATTGGTAAAAAACTGGGTTTACCTGTGTTACACCTACCGCAATTAATTGCTTTATCATTGGGTATTGAGCCTAAAAAATTAGGTTTAGAAAAACACATTGTCTCCACGCGTCCTTTATTAGAAAAATTAGGCTTTTAA
- the acpP gene encoding acyl carrier protein produces MSEAEILEKVKKIVTEQLSVEAEKVTPAANFANDLGADSLDVVELVMALEEEFDIEIPDEAAEQITTVQQAVDYISNKVTASA; encoded by the coding sequence ATGAGCGAAGCGGAAATTTTGGAGAAAGTCAAGAAAATTGTGACTGAGCAACTCAGTGTAGAAGCCGAAAAGGTAACACCAGCCGCGAACTTTGCGAATGACCTAGGGGCTGATTCGCTCGATGTTGTTGAACTCGTGATGGCTTTGGAGGAAGAATTCGATATTGAAATCCCCGATGAGGCAGCAGAACAAATTACAACGGTACAACAAGCTGTAGATTACATCAGTAACAAAGTGACAGCATCGGCTTAG
- a CDS encoding PepSY-associated TM helix domain-containing protein — MKTKRIRNVVFQLHRYIGLFVGLITVVVGLTGSLLVFRQEIDRVLVRSQFGEVVPQQSLITPTELLETVSTTLRDRHLILDSLSIPLTTNAPYAVWLKSIDEKWTEVFINPYTGVILGTRQWENSLYDVVYRLHYQLLAGDIGLTVVGIVAFLLLLLCITGIILWSGWKKLINGFKIKWKAHPQRVSFDVHKVIGIVTALFLAMIAFTGFCWNFAVFTQPIIYALTQTPQLAEPTSTPPTTPKSPVTLNEVLIKADAVLPGAVTTNISLPSTPEGIFRISKKFPHEKGYGRSEVYLDQYTGDILRVRDARALPLAEAILNVFALVHHGTFGGWLTRFFYVFVGLAPTILMVTGFVMWWSKKIKLPSKHNHESSS, encoded by the coding sequence ATGAAAACCAAAAGAATACGTAATGTTGTATTTCAACTTCATCGCTACATTGGTTTATTTGTAGGATTAATTACTGTAGTTGTAGGGTTAACAGGTAGTTTGTTAGTCTTTCGCCAAGAAATTGATCGCGTTCTAGTTCGTAGTCAGTTTGGAGAAGTAGTACCGCAACAATCATTAATAACACCAACAGAATTACTTGAGACTGTCAGCACAACTTTGCGCGATCGCCATCTTATCCTTGATTCATTGAGTATACCGCTCACTACTAACGCACCTTATGCAGTATGGCTAAAATCAATTGATGAAAAATGGACAGAAGTTTTCATTAATCCTTATACAGGAGTTATCTTAGGTACACGTCAATGGGAAAACTCACTTTATGATGTCGTGTATCGTTTGCATTATCAACTTTTAGCAGGCGATATCGGTTTAACCGTTGTTGGAATTGTTGCATTTTTGCTACTTCTTCTTTGCATTACAGGAATTATTTTGTGGTCGGGATGGAAAAAGCTTATTAATGGCTTCAAAATTAAATGGAAAGCCCATCCCCAACGCGTGAGTTTTGATGTTCATAAAGTTATCGGAATCGTTACTGCTTTATTCTTAGCCATGATTGCTTTTACAGGCTTTTGTTGGAATTTTGCTGTCTTCACCCAGCCAATCATTTATGCTCTCACTCAAACGCCTCAACTTGCAGAACCAACTTCTACGCCACCTACTACGCCCAAGTCACCAGTTACACTCAATGAAGTTTTAATTAAAGCTGATGCGGTGCTTCCTGGTGCAGTGACAACAAATATCAGTTTACCAAGTACACCTGAAGGGATTTTTAGAATTAGCAAAAAATTTCCTCATGAGAAAGGATATGGTAGGAGTGAAGTTTATCTAGACCAGTATACTGGTGATATTTTGCGAGTTCGCGATGCGCGCGCATTACCTTTAGCCGAAGCTATTTTGAATGTCTTTGCTCTCGTTCATCATGGTACTTTTGGCGGTTGGCTGACGCGCTTTTTTTATGTCTTTGTTGGACTTGCGCCGACAATTTTAATGGTGACAGGTTTTGTTATGTGGTGGAGCAAAAAAATTAAGTTGCCGTCAAAACACAACCACGAATCATCATCGTAA
- the fabF gene encoding beta-ketoacyl-ACP synthase II, which yields MTDKEKKRVVVTGIGAITPIGNTPGEYWEGLLNGRSGIGSITLFDASHHKCRIAGEVKGFNPHDYLDNKDAKRMDRFAQFAVSASLQALADAQFVINELNAEQVGVIIGTGIGGIKVLEDQQTVYLNRGPDRCSPFMVPMMIANMAAGLTAIHVGAKGPNTCPVTACAAGSNAVGDAFRMIQRGYAQAMLCGGAEAAVTPLSVAGFAAARTLSTRNDDPAHASRPFDRDRDGFVMGEGAGILLLEELEHARSRGARIYAEIVGYGMTCDAYHMTSPVPGGEGATRAIQLALKDALLNPTQVNYINAHGTSTAMNDTTETAAMKKALGDHAYKVAISSTKSMTGHLLGGSGGIEAVATVLAITHDQLPPTINLDNPDPECDLDYVPNVARTQKVDVALSNSFGFGGHNVTLVFQKFTG from the coding sequence ATGACAGATAAGGAAAAAAAACGTGTTGTCGTAACAGGTATCGGCGCGATTACGCCAATTGGCAATACTCCAGGTGAGTACTGGGAAGGGTTGTTAAATGGACGTAGCGGCATAGGTTCGATTACCTTGTTCGATGCCTCCCACCACAAATGCCGCATTGCCGGTGAAGTCAAAGGATTCAATCCCCACGATTACCTTGACAACAAAGATGCCAAGCGCATGGACCGGTTTGCTCAATTTGCAGTTTCAGCCAGTTTACAAGCGCTTGCGGACGCACAGTTTGTCATTAATGAACTGAACGCAGAACAAGTGGGCGTCATCATTGGAACTGGCATTGGTGGCATTAAGGTATTAGAAGACCAACAAACGGTATATCTCAATCGTGGTCCGGATCGCTGTAGCCCATTTATGGTGCCGATGATGATCGCGAACATGGCAGCAGGCTTAACTGCAATTCACGTCGGTGCTAAAGGTCCTAATACGTGTCCTGTCACTGCGTGTGCTGCGGGTTCCAACGCTGTTGGCGATGCATTTCGGATGATTCAGCGCGGTTATGCGCAAGCAATGCTTTGTGGTGGTGCCGAAGCAGCGGTGACGCCGTTATCCGTTGCAGGTTTTGCCGCAGCCCGAACGCTATCAACGCGCAACGACGATCCAGCGCACGCAAGTCGTCCTTTTGACCGCGATCGCGATGGCTTTGTAATGGGCGAAGGTGCAGGCATTCTACTTCTAGAAGAACTCGAACACGCCCGCAGTCGCGGCGCGCGGATTTATGCGGAAATTGTCGGCTACGGAATGACGTGTGATGCGTATCATATGACATCACCCGTACCAGGTGGCGAAGGTGCAACGCGGGCAATTCAACTGGCGTTGAAAGATGCATTGTTGAATCCAACGCAAGTTAACTACATCAATGCGCACGGTACAAGTACCGCGATGAATGACACAACTGAAACCGCCGCGATGAAAAAAGCATTGGGCGACCATGCGTATAAAGTCGCAATTAGCTCAACAAAGTCGATGACTGGACACTTGTTAGGCGGTTCGGGAGGAATCGAAGCGGTAGCGACAGTGTTAGCGATCACGCATGACCAACTACCACCGACTATTAACTTAGACAACCCCGATCCAGAGTGTGACTTGGATTACGTACCTAACGTTGCGCGCACCCAAAAAGTAGACGTTGCTTTGTCAAATTCGTTTGGCTTTGGCGGGCATAATGTAACTTTAGTGTTCCAGAAGTTTACAGGCTAA
- a CDS encoding ExbD/TolR family protein — MRLPDEPENGATINIVPMIDVIFAILTFFIMSTLFLTRSQSLPVNLPKATTTQVQRSSTITVTLDNRGQIALNRQPVDLGTLESRVSSLIAPNQEAVVVLNADEQVNHGQVIAVMDQIRRVPGARLAIAAQRP; from the coding sequence ATGCGCCTACCAGATGAGCCAGAAAACGGTGCAACGATCAACATTGTACCGATGATCGATGTGATATTTGCCATCTTGACATTCTTTATTATGTCTACGCTGTTTCTCACGCGATCGCAAAGTTTGCCTGTAAATTTGCCGAAAGCAACGACAACGCAAGTTCAACGCTCGTCTACAATTACTGTGACGTTAGATAATCGCGGTCAAATTGCCTTGAATCGCCAACCTGTCGATTTAGGGACATTGGAAAGTCGAGTCTCCAGTTTAATTGCACCAAATCAAGAAGCCGTTGTCGTGCTCAATGCTGACGAACAAGTCAATCACGGTCAAGTGATTGCGGTGATGGATCAAATTCGCCGAGTTCCTGGAGCAAGACTGGCGATCGCAGCACAAAGACCTTAG
- a CDS encoding TonB family protein, translating into MSLSNIAIAQREKEVKSLRSFLMYSLIGSLALHVGVLSLTIDNIWNRTAELEEEPIEVVLVDPPTPSPEPQQEPQPQPQPVIRNVAQPPPVAPPQSAQPQAATVVPPPPQPVQQPQTPPKPVESARPEPAPQPVPSPTAPTTPAVQPVPQPTQPNQQLTAELRSLRDTRQAATTTIPAQSSQPAPTNTARPSVPSTPTQAPSANNATIAAGSRPRPAAPAPSAPSSGNTDSGSGRLACRDCSKPRYPERARRQGVEGRTEVKVDVDAKGNVTNVQVARSSGNRELDEAAVRAARDWKFSSTREGRQGVSAKVDFALEGSQRSRQLEQNRRQREAAQKKRPVQANTPQTPSNRQPAASSPQRPPQQAATQQQRRVETAPPRRASDPAPQQRRRRVEAASPTPRQPTKPAQQAAPPRQSNLRQSLRRQQQPQPQQAAPANQGQGNQSSLRDTLRRSREQSSTPPSASE; encoded by the coding sequence ATGAGCCTTTCCAACATTGCGATCGCGCAGCGAGAGAAGGAAGTAAAGTCGCTAAGATCCTTTTTGATGTACAGCTTGATCGGCTCACTAGCGTTGCATGTTGGAGTTTTGAGCTTGACGATTGACAATATTTGGAATCGGACAGCCGAGCTAGAAGAAGAACCCATCGAGGTAGTGCTTGTCGATCCGCCAACGCCATCTCCAGAACCCCAACAGGAGCCGCAGCCGCAACCGCAGCCAGTGATTAGAAACGTTGCACAGCCTCCGCCTGTAGCGCCACCACAGTCAGCCCAACCGCAAGCCGCAACAGTCGTTCCCCCACCGCCCCAACCAGTACAACAGCCGCAAACGCCACCAAAACCTGTAGAAAGTGCGAGACCAGAGCCAGCACCGCAGCCGGTTCCATCACCAACCGCGCCTACGACACCTGCGGTTCAACCTGTACCCCAGCCTACGCAACCTAACCAGCAACTCACGGCTGAATTGCGATCGCTGCGTGACACGCGACAAGCTGCAACAACGACAATTCCGGCACAAAGTTCGCAACCTGCACCCACAAATACTGCTCGACCGAGTGTTCCGAGTACTCCTACGCAAGCGCCATCCGCCAATAATGCAACTATAGCAGCAGGTTCAAGACCAAGACCAGCAGCACCTGCACCGAGTGCGCCTAGTAGTGGCAATACTGATTCGGGTTCAGGTCGTTTAGCGTGTCGCGATTGCAGTAAACCAAGATATCCAGAACGCGCAAGACGTCAAGGTGTTGAAGGGCGAACCGAAGTTAAAGTCGATGTCGATGCGAAAGGGAATGTGACGAACGTGCAAGTCGCGCGTTCGAGTGGTAATAGAGAACTCGATGAAGCCGCAGTTAGAGCCGCGCGAGATTGGAAATTTAGTTCGACTCGCGAAGGAAGACAAGGAGTTTCTGCAAAAGTTGATTTTGCCTTAGAAGGATCGCAGCGATCGCGCCAACTCGAACAAAATCGCAGACAACGCGAAGCCGCGCAGAAAAAACGCCCAGTACAGGCGAACACGCCACAAACACCGTCAAATCGTCAACCCGCAGCATCAAGCCCGCAGCGACCTCCACAACAAGCCGCAACCCAACAACAGCGCCGTGTAGAAACGGCACCACCACGTCGTGCGAGCGATCCTGCACCACAACAAAGAAGGCGACGCGTAGAAGCTGCTTCACCAACACCTCGACAGCCCACGAAACCCGCACAACAAGCCGCGCCCCCGCGTCAATCTAATCTCCGCCAATCACTGCGACGTCAGCAACAACCTCAGCCACAGCAAGCAGCACCCGCAAACCAAGGGCAAGGTAATCAAAGTAGTTTACGCGATACGCTCCGTCGTAGTAGAGAGCAATCGTCCACGCCGCCTAGCGCGAGTGAGTAA
- a CDS encoding Hsp20/alpha crystallin family protein: protein MALVHWQPFQEINALRRQMDRMFDEIAGFNRELKANWMPAIEMQDREEHIILRAEIPGINAKDLDVQVARDTVTIAGETRQEQQTEDRGFWHSEFRYGKFQRTIPLPVAVENERVEASYKDGILTLMLPKVAEAINRVVHINLTGDKEAITGSDSTHTLDITTESEAQNNS from the coding sequence ATGGCATTAGTACATTGGCAACCATTTCAAGAAATTAATGCTTTGCGGCGTCAAATGGACCGGATGTTTGACGAAATTGCAGGATTCAATCGAGAATTAAAAGCAAACTGGATGCCTGCAATTGAAATGCAAGATCGTGAAGAACATATTATCTTGCGTGCGGAGATTCCTGGAATAAACGCTAAAGATCTTGATGTACAAGTAGCCCGCGATACAGTCACAATTGCGGGTGAAACTCGTCAAGAACAACAAACAGAGGACCGTGGATTCTGGCATTCCGAGTTTCGTTATGGTAAGTTTCAAAGGACGATTCCATTACCAGTAGCTGTTGAAAACGAACGAGTAGAAGCAAGCTACAAAGATGGAATTTTAACTTTGATGTTACCCAAGGTCGCTGAAGCAATCAACCGTGTCGTACACATCAACTTAACAGGAGATAAAGAAGCGATCACCGGTTCTGACTCAACTCATACACTAGATATAACAACTGAATCTGAGGCTCAAAATAATAGTTAA